The DNA region TTTTACAAAATTAAAGGAAATTTGTACTTATTTGAAATTAATTCGAGTTAAATCGATAAAAAGGCAAAACAAAAACTTCCAATCCCCCTAAACACGGGAGCGATTTTCATCTCTTTCAGAAATCGAAATTTCACTTAATATCCCTTATCCATAACCACCTCATTCAATAACGGGCGGCCTTTCTGAAGTCTATCATAATTCTCTAAAATTTGAGGTACTACAGAATTTGTATCGGAAACACTGGCGTAATGAGGTGTCATCTGTATTTTTTCGTGGTTCCAGAACGGATGGTCTTTAGGTAGAGGTTCTTGATGATACACATCTAACCCCGCGCCTGACAAATGATCATTGTTCAACATTTCCAACAAATCCGCATCAACTAAATGGCCACCACGAGCCACATTTATTACAAAGGCCCCTTTTGGCAGTTGTTGAAAAAGCTTTTTATTTAATATTCCAGAAGTAGCTTCCGTTAAAGGTAAAAGGCATACTAAAATCTGAGAGGTCTTAAGAAAATCCTGAAAGTCCCCTTCACCAACAAAACACTGTACACCATCAATATCTTTTTGCGAATTTGCCCATCCTTGAACCTTAAAACCGTACTTTACCAAGTCTGTTGCCAATTCCTTACCGAGTGCTCCCAACCCCATTATACCCACAGTAAAATCTGAAATACGATGGTATTGTAGAGGTTGCCAAACCCCTTTGGTCTGGTTGATTCTATAACGGTCTAGATTTTTAAGATGACTAAAGATGACAGCCAAAACATGCTCACTCATATCTTTGGCCAACATATCATCTACAACTCTAGTAATAGGGAGGTTTTTAGGGGCTGTTCCATCTTCAAAAATAAAGTCTACCCCTGCTCCACTTGATGCTATTAATTTTAAATTAGGATAAGGCGCCAAAGTTCCGTTTGGGTGTTTCCAAACCAGGGCCATTTCTATTTTTTCCTTGGGATGCTCTTCTTGGTAGCTATACACTTCCAAATCTGGTTGCTGCTCTAAAAGGGCTTTTTTCCAAAGACCAATTTTATCATCCTGTCTAATAATTACTATTGCCATATTAATCTATGATATCCAAGGCTCGGGAAAATCCTTCGCCAAATTGCCAATTTTGTTCTTGTGTTATGGTATAAATCTTTACGATACGTTCTTTATATTCTCCCAGCAGGCCATTTACGGAAACAAACTGAACAGCTTCAGTAAATGAATTCATCATACTTTTATAAAAGGAATCCGGTATGTTCCGGTCTTTTTCAAATATTTGGGCAATCTCTAAGTTGTACAACATAATATCTGCCGTAAGATGTGGATCTACCCCTAGTTTTTTAAAGTGCTTAATGAACTTTTGCGCCACGGACCGTCTGGCCCTGGGCCTTTTTCTCCTCACAGGAAAATACTCGTTGCTAATTTTAGTTTTCGCTTCTTGAACAAGCTTGTCTTCTTTTGGGTTAAAGATGAAGTTATAATACTCCTTTACCTCTGGAAAACGATCATATAGATCTAAAAGCTGTTCTTCAATAGCTTCTTTATCAATTTCTGAAAGGTATTTTTTCAGCTTTCGCTTGCTCATTTTACTTTATTTATCTTCAAAAATAACGGAACAACGAGAATCCGCCTACATTCGTACTTAAAATCTTAAACTTCTCATAAATTTTGTATAAGAATACTGACATCTCTTTGGAAAATCGATAATAAAAATGTATACTGTACTCTTGTAGTAATCCTAAACATACTAGATATATGAGGCAACTAAAGATTATCAAGCAAGTTACGAATCGTGAATCAAAATCATTGGATAAGTACTTGCAAGATATCAGTAAAATTGATCTTATCAATGCGTCTGAGGAAGTAGAACTCGCACAAAGAATACGAGCTGGGGACCAAGTAGCCCTAGAAAAATTAACTACAGCTAACCTACGCTTTGTGGTCTCCGTGGCCAAACAGTATCAAAATCAAGGGTTGAAGTTACCCGATTTAATTAACGAAGGTAATCTTGGACTTGTAAAAGCCGCTAAACGTTTTGATGAAACACGTGGTTTTAAATTTATATCCTACGCCGTTTGGTGGATCCGTCAATCGATTCTTCAGGCTCTTGCCGAACAATCTCGTGTTGTGCGTCTGCCACTCAACAAAATTGGTTCTATTAATAAAATTAAAAAAACATTTTCTTATTTAGAGCAAGCACATGAAAGACCACCTTCTGCCGAAGAAATAGCCAAAGAGCTAGAAATGACGGTAAGTGAGGTGAAACAATCCATGAAAAACTCCGGAAGACACGTATCTATGGATGCGCCTCTGAGAGAAGGGGAAGACTCCAACCTTTACGATGTACTTCGTAGCGGTGAGTCTCCAAAGCCGGATAAAATTTTAATGCAACAGTCGCTAAATACAGAAATCAACCGTGCTCTAGAAACCTTATCTCCAAGAGAAGCGGACGTGGTTAAATTGTATTACGGAATAGGCGACCAACAATCTATGACCTTGGCCGAAATTGGACAGACATTTGATCTTACCAGAGAGAGAGTTCGTCAAATTCGTGAAAAGGCAATTAGAAAGCTGCGCCACAATTCAAGA from Zobellia alginiliquefaciens includes:
- a CDS encoding 2-hydroxyacid dehydrogenase, with translation MAIVIIRQDDKIGLWKKALLEQQPDLEVYSYQEEHPKEKIEMALVWKHPNGTLAPYPNLKLIASSGAGVDFIFEDGTAPKNLPITRVVDDMLAKDMSEHVLAVIFSHLKNLDRYRINQTKGVWQPLQYHRISDFTVGIMGLGALGKELATDLVKYGFKVQGWANSQKDIDGVQCFVGEGDFQDFLKTSQILVCLLPLTEATSGILNKKLFQQLPKGAFVINVARGGHLVDADLLEMLNNDHLSGAGLDVYHQEPLPKDHPFWNHEKIQMTPHYASVSDTNSVVPQILENYDRLQKGRPLLNEVVMDKGY
- a CDS encoding DUF6155 family protein — encoded protein: MSKRKLKKYLSEIDKEAIEEQLLDLYDRFPEVKEYYNFIFNPKEDKLVQEAKTKISNEYFPVRRKRPRARRSVAQKFIKHFKKLGVDPHLTADIMLYNLEIAQIFEKDRNIPDSFYKSMMNSFTEAVQFVSVNGLLGEYKERIVKIYTITQEQNWQFGEGFSRALDIID
- a CDS encoding sigma-70 family RNA polymerase sigma factor, with the protein product MRQLKIIKQVTNRESKSLDKYLQDISKIDLINASEEVELAQRIRAGDQVALEKLTTANLRFVVSVAKQYQNQGLKLPDLINEGNLGLVKAAKRFDETRGFKFISYAVWWIRQSILQALAEQSRVVRLPLNKIGSINKIKKTFSYLEQAHERPPSAEEIAKELEMTVSEVKQSMKNSGRHVSMDAPLREGEDSNLYDVLRSGESPKPDKILMQQSLNTEINRALETLSPREADVVKLYYGIGDQQSMTLAEIGQTFDLTRERVRQIREKAIRKLRHNSRSKLLKTYLG